DNA from Sphaerodactylus townsendi isolate TG3544 linkage group LG08, MPM_Stown_v2.3, whole genome shotgun sequence:
TACATTGTGCCAAGTGCCTAAGAGGACAGGCCGGGACGGAGTCCAAGGATGTTTCCCCGCCTGACCCAGCTCTGAGTGATATGTGGggagggcttttgggggggggtcaccaGAGGAGGCCCTCAGACAAAGATGGCCTCCAAACCACCCGCCCATTCCAATGAAGCGCATGTGGtgttgttaccgccaggaaaatatgaaaaaacattttttcctaaacCTACAGACCAGTGTTATCCGAAAGTCttcataaggcctggaaaggagatatatatatatatacacactgttATATATAAGTGCGCTAATGTTGTGTTTTCGTTTGTGCTCTTTTATTGTAAGTTCTTTAAattagaaaaatgtttttttagatatttgtatctgttagtaaaaagcaatagcttgtagcagctgatattaagacccaaggaagttagtcctggaattcagtttggaccaacacatGGTAGATCTCTTTAGggaaaacaaagacccctttggaattacaaattgaatctgatgacagcaccccagatatcccagcggTTGAAGAACgcaccaagatcaccattggaccatttgaactttctttttgctgcgggactgaggcgcgggagcctcaggacatggctcaaggaagcagcccatctgatacccagattcctgggtgcgttaacagcctcaccccattttatgaatggacactcttcaatCCCTGTTTCTGCACaatcgtaaagtctcgcgggaagatgcctgacagcgagatctcatggtcccattcacaaagttgtaactgtacctttcttttatgtgttgacgtttccttattgttgcaaggtaagggacctgcccccttgccctcttttgatctttgtgtataaaaaGTCCTGCGCTTGGCTACGCGAGTGCGATTCCCCTACCTGAGCTGTAGCCACCACttttgaataaaatattctgttttgaagaacaccggcttcctgcgcctcactacgttgcctgagctgaaataacttaatgttacccgagcagcagtggtaacagtGTCATCTGTGGAGAAGAAAATGACAACTACATATGCATACCCGtagtttgtttcttttcagaatgTGGATTCCAGCTTTTctcatcacttgtttaaactagggagctatCAGCAAGATCCGGACCCCATTCAGAAGAACCACCACCACTGACCGGGTAACCAGAACATAATTTTATACACCTCTATTAAGTCCCTGGTCTCAGTCGCCCCTTTGCTAAACAGAGATGTCCCCCCatctcttcagcctttcctgatAGGGATGAGCTCTGGATTTGCAGCTGTCTCACTGGTCCTTTcagcacagcaaaaataaaacgtcccgtggattaaaaaaacaaaacaaatgtgttGGCTTTGTGTGTTCCCACAAGCGTTGCCAGCGGCCAAAGCAGTTCTTTTTGGCTGGCTGGTGgggctctggtcagtttcagagCTGTGCCCACCCTCTTGTgcgctgctgctgcagagatcccCTTGtttccaccatttggtgaaagtTCCCCACAGAGGTTATCGAGGTTCCTCTGCCGgcagctcatctgcatgcaaTTTCCGTGGGAAACGTCAATTAATGGAGTTTGTTTTGCTCAGTGAACCTGCACACACGTCGTCTTTCCTTTGAATTGAGAGGCACGCCTGCAAAGCTATGATGACACCAATATGCACACATTTCAGCGTCTGTAATCATGATGTCATAGCTTCGTAcctccaaaccaaaccaaaaaggaaaaatgacgcGTGTGCAGGATCGCCAGGCACAACAAActctattcatctactttttacatggaaatggccTGCAGAtgatctgcaagcagaggaaacctctgtggggaacctttgcagagaatctctgctgcggcacacaaaatggtggacgcaaacagtgaaaatgaacgtaagaggtttgggcaggagaaatgaagtgtttcctgcctgcttttgttcgctTAGCGGGCAGAAaatgtcttcaacctgggttgaagggggaaaatcgctagtttagcaatttttgaaaaactcaggttgagagacataaaatgttttgaagatgttttgggggagagggctgtgcaaactccttccccaaaatggttttaaatatCCCCAAGCcgtttcatttctgctgtgcggaaatccCCGTTGTTGGGCACATGCTGAGGGTGGGCAGAGTTTCTGGCCTCTTGTGTTAAGATTCTATCTGATTCTATCCGATTCTATctgccgctgatggtgcccccttcccctggccctttACACCTGGGCAGTCTGTCATTCAACGGGACCCaccatccctccctcctggggagaggactttgaaaatggagttgctggacgccattcatatttatgctagtatttactgtattatatttattggattcagtttttattgttttatcgctgcttttaaaaggttttagccatcctatgttatgttatgtttacttgttgtacactgcccggagccccttggggatagggcggtataaaagtctaataaataaataaataaataaataaataaaaatctctcTCAGGCCGCTGTCCAGCCTTTCTGGATGTGTGCCCATCACGTTTCAGGACATCCCCATTACTCAGGGCCAGAGGAATGAGCTTGGGTTGGGAATGCCCTGCTGCACCACATGGGAAGAGGACGGCTGGGTGGCCACTCCCTGCAACGTCCCCACAAAATGCTTCTAGCCAGAGAAGTGTTGTGTTCCGTTGTTCAAGGGGCCTGAGACGGCTGCTCTGGACAAACAGAGGGAAGGCTAGAACTGCTTGCCTTTTGGAAGGCCTTCCCTGCGTGGGGCTGGCAAGAGGCAGCTCAGACCGAAGTTTTCTTTGGCACCTGAGCTGTTTGGAATGACCCAGGAATAGCCAGCAAAAGAATGCATGGAAAAGGGCTGGCAGCGGAGGCTGTCCAATTCCAACAGAGATTGACAAAACTCTTCCATGGCTATTCTCAAAAGTGATAAGTGTATGTTCCAAAATCATTTAAACAATAAAGAATTCATTCATAGTATCTGACCTACAGACCCTATGTACAAGAGCAAGGACCACAATTCCCACTGAGCTAATTGGAGCCTGGATATGAACCGGTCTTGTGTTCACTTCGAGGTTGGTGCTACCTGTGAACATAACAAGATAATCACGTGATGACGAAATAATGTGCACAATAATTCAACGGACTAAGAACGAGACAGCCGTTGCTGCGAGCCCTTTTCAGGGCACTCTTTTGCGGCTTCCTTATGGTGGCACTCGTCTGCCCTGGCCCAGTGGCAGGAGAGCAGGAAGGGAATGAGGCCGGCTTTTCCAGCACCAGCGCCAAGACGAACAACAACCTGGCCCCGCGTCCAGCATGCCTCGCTCTCCTGGCCAGCCTGCTCATTCCGGAGAACAATTTTTCCGGTGAGGGCGCCCACTTCTCCTTCCTCTAcaggaggccctgcaggactGTGCCACCCTGCCACCCATCCAAGCTCCTCTGCCCCAGAGCCCTCAGCCTGCAGCAAGACTCCCTCTCACACGgacgggtgggcgggcgggcaggtGGACGGGAAGGCCTGCTTGAATCTGTCCTGTGTGTTGGCTGCAACAGGGGGAAGcagcctggggtggggagggggagcactcaAAAGGCGAGTCCTCCTGAGCAGAGGGGAGCAACATGGCCAGTTCCACCATGATGGGTGAAGGATTGGGGCCTCCTGAGCAAGTTCTTGTGCATGTGTTGTTCTTGGTGGGGCCCCTTTTCCtcaccaggtggaggagtgtgccCCTTGGCATTCAGCCACGATTCCGCTGTAGGCACCTGCTCTCGGACTTCCTCCAGAGAGGCTGGCTGGTCGTGATAGGTTGGGCGAGGGCCGCCACAGTGGACTCTGGAGCTGAGCTGGGTCAGCCATGTGGGCAcagctcctcccccccacccctcagcgcgtCTGGCCCAGTCAGCCCCTTCTGTAACCCAGCATAGCCCTGGATGCGGAGGGCAGAGATTCAAATCCAGAATGGCAGCCTCCTGGCTGCTTGGCAAACAAACGTGACATCACTTCAAAAAGCAGACGAAAGTTACATTCAAGGGAACAGGCATTTCTCAAGACATTTGGCCTCAAATGAGGTCGGGGTGTGCATGTGTCAAACCCACTGTTTGATATTGGGTTGCCTTGCTGGGAGGGGGACATGCCCGGAGTTGCTTTTGCTTGTGCAGGTGCTCTGCTATCCAAAGGTCCGGCCTCGAGTGTCTGCTGCTAGGACGGGCCTCAAGTCTGGATTCAGCTATGCTATTGCTGTGCttctgtgtgggggtggggaacctgggaGGTATATCAATTGCTTGGCACGTTTTTACTCAGAGTTGTCTTTTTTACTAAAGTCTGCTAAGAAAATCCTTTGACCAACCAGAGCGTGTATTGGGTTCCGATCCAGGGAGTCgggtgggggtgttcctggcTTGATTCATCCGCAGCTGTGCACGTCCCCCAGAGGCACATGACCAAGTTCCACTTCAGATCAGGACTGTGGCaccaggagggtgtgtgtgtgcagtagccactcccccctccccgctgccaTTTCCCCAAGACAACCCCCCCCGGGGGGGGACCTTTGCACCCTTTTGTCAGGCTGCATATGCAGTATTCCAGTGCACACGCCATGTCCCAGCAGGGCCAATAATACCCTCCCGGGACTATTTTGGCCTGGGGACCTTGGCCTCTCTGGCCTGATGCTGGACTCCTGGACCACACGTGGCCCTGGAGAAAGTCTGGCTTTGGGAGAACCTGACCCAACCCATGCTGAAAAGCAGTGTGTGAGCATGCCACTAAAAGAGGCCTTGTTTAGAGCATCAGGAATAATCTGCCCCTGTATCATGAACGGCTCAACCCGCCCCGCCCTCTGTGCTGACCAGCCCCTTCCAGGGTGTCAAGGCTGTAGCCAGGGGGGCTGGTGCTATCCTAACCACCTGATAAAGCTCTCCTGctgggcagcagcagcccacttgccccctgcccctgcccccaccccatcgtGGCACCTGAGGGGAAAAGCTGAGCTCTTGCCTCTTGAGCACAGGAGTGGACCCAGGAAAAATCAGCTGTGCTCCTGATGGAGGCtcttgggggaggggcgggggggctgtCCAGCCAGTGCAGCAGGAGAAAGGACGGCGACAGCATCAGAAGCAGGAGCTGAGGGGCAGCACTCCTGGAACCGCCCGATCGCTCACCTCGATGGTCTCCACTTGggctggcagggctgaggggtgaGTCTTGGGCCTGCCTGGGACACAGGGAGACTTAGCCCTGGCCCTGCGGACCTGACCGTTCTGGGCCTGGCCAAGGAAACGGAGGGCGGCACAGGCAGGGGCGGCCCCAATCAGAACTCTGCAGGCAAGGGGAAGCAAGTCTCTGCTGGGCCCGCTGAACAGATCCCAGCCCACAGGCAGAGCACCCACCTGGGCGGCCCCACACGGCAGAGTTCCTGCTGACCCTGTTGGCACCGGCCACGGCGAGAGCTCTTAATCTTGGCAGCCTGTGACCGGAGCTGTGATCTTTTGCAATCCTTTGGCACTGGGCCCGTTCCCTGGGAAGAGGCGCACCTTGATTGAGGCAGACGTTCAGGCGGCTTTCTGGAAGCTTCCGAGGGACCAGCTCCACAAATCCTGACAGCTCAGGATATCCTCCAGCAGCCGCCCACTCCGAGGCAAGAAGGCTCCACGTCGGCCTCCAGGAGGCAGCTGGGGTCCAGACGGGAACGCAAAAAGCCACGGGGCCCTCGGTCTCCTGAGGTCAGGCCTGGCAGCGATGCCCCACGGTCTTGGGTCCGGTTCTTTTTGCCCGTGTGGAGCCAGAGATCGGAGTGCTGGCCGagcatctgggagacctgggttccaaCCCACACACTGCCATgggaccttgctgggtgacctgggggcaGCCTGACCTTcctcaaagggctgttgttgggaggacaaaatggaggaaaggagaacatcATCCACTCTTGCTCCCactggaggagaaaggcaggatatacataaAGCAAATCAGTCAATCCGTTCACGTGACCTTTCTCAAGATCCTTTAGCGGAAGTTGCTGGAGTCCAGCTGGAGACCTTCCCCAAGCAAAGCAGAGGCCACGACCCCTCCCTAAATGAAGCCGCCCTTGACTTACACTCAGGGTCTGTCCCATCACCTGCTACttgatccttctaactggagaggCCGGAAACTGAACGTGGGCCCTTCTAAACACAACCTCTggccctgagccacagccccggCCCACTCAACTGCGGGAATTATAgtgcctggattcaaatccctacccCTGCCACAAAGCTCACTGCGTGGCCTTGAGACGGTGACTCAcagctcagcccccccccccttccagtggcTGTCGATGCACCCAAATCCCCTGAAACTGAGTAAAGATCACAACCAATACAACCCACCCAACCCCTGGTCAGTGAATTCAATCCTGACCCAAGGTGAGGAGaacctggatgggggggggggtgaagtgaGAGGAGCCGCCTGGCACGGCCACACACTTGTGCCAAAAAGGGCACCCCAGGATCCCGTGAAATGTGGCCCCACAAGGAAACCCAAGCAGGCACCCATAGGTTTTGAGACACCTGCTCTGAGAACACGCGGCCTTCAAGCCTTTCCGGGGCTGCTTCCACATACACGTTTTGCTGCACTGCATGTTCTactgcacagatgtcaaacttgtggccctccagatgttcaagaactacaattcccatcagtccttgccagtatagccaatgctcatgttgggagggactgatgggaattgaagttcatgaacatctggagggccacgagtttgacacccctgtatCTACTGCAACAAAGTCGTAGTTTAGGACAGACACAGtcggaattcaaaatgatctggctggattagagagctgggccaaaactaacaacatgaacttcaacagagataaacaggcagaagaaatgaaatgcacagatataggatgggggacacctggcttgacaacaccgCACGAGGAAATCCCCTCATGTTAACCATTTCCCAGGATGATCTGTGGCCCTCCCCACGGCGGCCCCCCAGGGGAAGATGCGCATCACAAGAGGTGTGCCAGAGAGATGGCACACAGAGAGCCAATGGAGGAGGCGCCTCTTCCACAACCTTCCTCTTTATTACGCCCACTTGGGTGCAAAACAGTCCAGGGGGAAAGGAGTCTGATCCGTGGgtgtcctcccccacccaccactccCAGAACAAGACCTGCGCCACACTCGTCTGTCTGCTCCGTAGGCTGAAGGGAAGGTCCAACTGTCCAAGATGCCTTTTGCACAGCAAAAGAGAAACAGCCCCTGGGAGCGGATGGAAGAATCAGCCGCAGCCACGCCAGTTCagcaaagggaaaagggagggagaaaaagctctgccccccccccgcctgtgcAGAGGCATCCGTcccgcaacagcagcagcttcacaaAAGGGGGAAGTCCCCGGGGCCACAGCAGGGCCTGCAAACACGGCCACAGACGGGAGGCCGGCCGCTCTTCCAGGCTCTCGGGTCTCAGCCGGTGTCGCCGGGCTGCCGCTGGCTGCGGGGGCCGCCGTCGGGGCGTGGCGGCTGGCTGTGGAGCGGGGAGGCCTGGCTACTGCGGGCGGGGAGGCGGGTGGCGCGCGGGGCCGGGGGGTCTCGGATGGCCAGCTGGCCCAGGTGGGCGGCCAGCGGGTCCAGGCCGGgcgtcgtctcctcctcctcctcctcctcctcgtggtCGTGGCTGTGgcggcggggcgggcgggggtcCGTGGATCTCTCCTCCAGGGCCTCGCCGCGGGGGTCCTCGCTGATGGCGCCCAGGCGGGGGGCGCTGCGGCTGCGCTCGACGGGCGGCTTGTAGGCGGCGCCGGCGGGCCCGCGCAGGAGCAGGTGGCGGAGGGGCGGCGCGGGCAGGGCGGcgggctggagctgctgctgctgctggcggcgGGCGTCGGCGCGGCGCTTGAGGCGTCGGAAGTCGGCGAGGGCGGCGGCCGAGGTCTGGTAGAGGAGGCGGGCCAGGGCGCGGGCCTGGTGGGCCTTGGGCAGCAGGGCGGCGTGGCagcgcaggagcacggccttgtGCTTGCCCTCGTGCCGGTACACCCAGGCGAAGAGGCGCGGCAGGCGCGGGTCGGCCGCGCAGTAGGTCAGCCGGTGCAGCAGGTACAGGTGGcccggcgggcgggcggcggcctGCGGCTCCTGGTCGGCGGGCAGCGGCGCCAAGCGCAGGCCCTGCGGCCCCACGCTCAGCTGCATCCGGGCGCCGCGCCGGCCCGCCTCGCTCCGCGCCCAGATGCGCCCCACCGCCGCCTCCGTGCAGCCGTCGCCCTTGGCCTGCAGCGTGGGCGCGTTGCCCAGGTACAGCGCCGGGAAGGTGGGCGCCTCGCCGCTCACCCGGAACGTCCCCCGCCGACGCCGCCCGCCCAGCAGCCGCCCCAGGCGGCCCAGCGCGCTCGCCGGGCGCCGCGCCCCCAACGCCGAGGCCGGCCGCCCCCCCGCCGacgccgccgccccccccgggGGCTCCTCCTGGCCGCCCGCCAGCGCCGCCGCCTTGTGCCTCTTCCACGGCAGCATCATCGCCTCGCCGCCCGGGGGCCGCAGCGGGGCTTCAGGTGGGGGCGCCCGACGTAGCCGCGGACGCCGCCCGCGCATCGCCGCCGCGCGCCGCCGCAGGCGCTCCCGCCACCCCGCGCCACCGGCCCGGCGCTCTCGCCATCGCCCGGCGATCCGCAGCctcgcgccgccgccgcctcggccCCATATAGAGGCCGGCGCCGAGCCGGGGGAGGAGTCCGCCCGCCCCGCCCGCCCTGGGCCCGGCGGGACTCGCCtcgcagccagccagccagccagccagcggcCCTGGGGAAGCGGAGCCGTCCTCCCCGGTGGGCCAAGCCCCTCTCCGGCCCCCGGCCTGGCctgggctgcggggggggggcgggggccccGCCGAGAAGGCCTTAGGAGGGGGCAGtcacagcccccccaccccccccccgcagaagCTGCGGCGGCAGCGCTGGGCGCCCCAGAGGCAGCGAAGCCCGCACAGGTCTGCTCCGCAGAGCCCCTCGCCACAGCCGGCCTCGGGGAGgggggagcgagcgagcgagcgagaagCCTCTCTCCTcagaagccccctccccaggccaCGCCGCTGCCCCTtcgtgtgcccccccccttcagcgTGGCAGTCCCGGAGCGGGGCAAAAGAACGCCAGGGCGGGGCACTCACTTCGGCTCCCCTCACCACTGCCATTGTCACTGccctgtcggggggggggggggagagaggaggggaggaacaaggggAGGCCCCTGTCAGCTGATGGCTGGTGATGCTCCCGGGAGAgcgcctcccccctcctccacttacTGCCACCAGCTCCTCCAGACTTGACTGCTGCAACTCACCCCTTGCGGGCCGGCCCCCATCTGTGACCCAGAAGGACCCTGCTGTGATGCTGCTGTTCTAGGAGCTGCCTGGACTCCCAGCAAAGGTGTGGTGCTGCTGGCACTGAAAGCCCTCCGTGGGTTGGGATCCATGTCTTGCCAGACAGACTGcctctcctgacacacacacacacacacccccgccccagagGGCACCACACTCTGCAAGGAACAACTGATTGGAGGACTCTTGCCCCCAAAGCATCTGGCTGTCTTTAACGAGGGCCAGCCAGGCATTTGGGGGCCTGACCCCTGCCTGTGGAAAGGCTCAGTCGAATGAGACCGGTTCCACCTGGCCTATAGTTGAGGCCGGCTATGGCAACTACTAGCCATCTTGACCTGGCCTCCAGTTCCCTTCACTTTCTCCTCTTCTGTACTATTTTAAACTGAAACGAGGAGGTGGTGCTGTCCTGTCCTGATTCCCCATCTGTAGAGTTTAAATGTAtcgttttaaatgtttatattatatttatatatgaaTTGTTAGACACTCTGAGCCCCCTTGACAGGGAGAGTGGGatatggatggacggacggacggacggacgaaaCCGTCTTCTGAGCCAGAGCAATCTTTGTGGTCCTCCAGCAGGACAGCTCTAATCTAAAATTTGGGGATGTTATGACTGGCAGGTCACATTCACACACAGCCACGAGCCACTGTGGGTAAAAATGGACCACCCGTGTTCAGaggcatcccacctctgaataagaGGAATAAAGAagcagagggggggagggggctattAAAACATCAGTGGCTAATTGGGTAGCCATCCTCTGGATGTGATGCCGCCTGGTCATCTGTGACAATTGATTCCCAGACAACCGAGATCATTTCCCCTGtagaacatgggggtgggggggtggagcattgcctccccccagctccatcccccaaacccccaggtatttcccagcatTACTCACATCACTCGCTGGGTAATTTCAGAAGAGCCCTCTTGGATCTGACCTGTGAGGGTCCATCATGGCAGCCAAACAGTTATTCTGGAGGGACCAGCAGGGCAGAGACATCGAGACCTTCCTCTGACATcgcttcctggcactggtatcaacaggttgactgcctctggatgtggaggttctctttagtcccCATGGGTAGTTGTCACTGATAGACGTCTCCCCCATTAGAAATAGACGTGCTAATTGGGCTACGAAGAAAAGGCTGATAATGACAGCTGTGTGTATCCCCTTCGGTGATAGgccggtatagaaaaccaaacaatacatacataaataagtgACTCAGCCACCCAGGACCGTGGCGGTTTCCAAGGCAGGAGGTGCACAGTGGAGTTTTGCAGCCGGCATTTccggacttcctcggtggtctcccatccgagtctTAACcggggctgactctgcttagcttgtgAGCTGTGACAAGCTCGTGCGAGGTTGGGCTGTCAGACTTCTTAAGGCACAGCTGGCTGATGCTCATCATTGGTGCACCTCTTGTAATTGGGAGGGTATCAGGCAGTTTTACCTGTGTTCATTTTCACAGACAAGCATCCCATCTGTCCTTCCAGGTCACAGCTGGTTCTATGTCATGATCGCCCCCCGTTTGAtcctgctgtgttttttttactcctgcccgggatgtgggaacctgtcttttctcatcccccccccccttgccatgTTTCTATTTTTCCACTTAGGTCCTTTTGGGGCCTTATCATCTCTCTGGAAACCTGCTTTTGCAATTCTGTCAGTCGTATGGAATGGAGGTTGTTTTGACCCAGGTGGGGGAAGGCAGTTCCTTCTTCCAGCAGACCGTGGGACTGGACAAGAGccaccccccttgggaactggcagGCTGGAGTGGAGAGGCATGACAAGAGGTATAATGGCTGCAACACTGGcgatgcttagttctggcaatggaagtctaaatgcttattcctgatgctgtttcataataaagaagtCAACTGAATACAGAATCTTATTATTGAACGGTCCAGGGTTACAACATTCTATTCCTAAATTTCCTCCCTCATACCTGACTAGACTGTCTCAAATGCTGTTTATTATAACTGTAACCTTCAATTATCTCAACAGTTATTGAGGGActcaacaaggatgattgagggactggagcaccttccctatgaggagaggctgcagcgtttggactctttagtttggagaggagacggctgaggggagatatgattgaagtctatacaattatgcctggggtaaaaaatgttgacagaaatttttctctctttctcacaatactagaaccagggggcattcattgaaaatgctggggggaagaattaggactaataaaagaaaacacttcttcacgcaacgtgtgattggtgtttggaatatgctgccacaggagggggtgatggccactaacctggatagcttctttctttaaaaggggcttggatagattggatggaggagaagtcgatctatggctggcCAATCTTGATGTGATCATATGATCTGAGAATTGCCGATAAATGCCTTAgtatccaggtgctcgggagcagcagcagcagcagcaggccattgctttcacatcctgcaggtgagctcccaaaggcacctggtgggccactgcgagtagcagagagctggactagatggactctggtctgatccagcaggcttgttcttatgttcttcttatgttcttatttgtgtgtgcgtgcgcacacTGGGTCTCACAAGTGCTTGGACACACCACACTGCATAACCCAGTCCCCTAATTCCCGATTTCTGCTGGATGCCATGACCTGCTAATGAAGATAAAATGTATGTTGCACATGCTCACCCGTGCTCTTTATTATTTCTTCGCACATTTCAAAGTTCGTGCCATTGCTGCAtaccacaggggaaaaaaaac
Protein-coding regions in this window:
- the FAM43A gene encoding protein FAM43A, whose product is MRGRRPRLRRAPPPEAPLRPPGGEAMMLPWKRHKAAALAGGQEEPPGGAAASAGGRPASALGARRPASALGRLGRLLGGRRRRGTFRVSGEAPTFPALYLGNAPTLQAKGDGCTEAAVGRIWARSEAGRRGARMQLSVGPQGLRLAPLPADQEPQAAARPPGHLYLLHRLTYCAADPRLPRLFAWVYRHEGKHKAVLLRCHAALLPKAHQARALARLLYQTSAAALADFRRLKRRADARRQQQQQLQPAALPAPPLRHLLLRGPAGAAYKPPVERSRSAPRLGAISEDPRGEALEERSTDPRPPRRHSHDHEEEEEEEETTPGLDPLAAHLGQLAIRDPPAPRATRLPARSSQASPLHSQPPRPDGGPRSQRQPGDTG